A single region of the Populus nigra chromosome 2, ddPopNigr1.1, whole genome shotgun sequence genome encodes:
- the LOC133682882 gene encoding membrane metalloprotease ARASP, chloroplastic-like produces MLINFSSSPLPPSSSLPRFSNSKSPVLEPSSLKSKTNFLKPLPSSPCYSSNLSFHPKTHLFSRCPHGKRLDLRSCAVSGFDLGNFESVLEAAGVLTAIIVVHESGHFLAAYLQGIHVSKFAVGFGPVLAKFSAKNVEYSLRAFPLGGFVGFPDNDPESDIPVDDENLLKNRPILDRTIVISAGVIANIIFAYAIIFVQVLSVGLPVQEAFPGVLVPEVRAFSAASRDGLLPGDVILAVNGTNLPKIGPNAVSEVVGVIKSSPKKNVLLKVERGKQDFEIGVTPDESFDGTGKIGVQLSPNVKITKVVAKNILEAFNFAGKEFLGLSSNVVDSLKQTFLNFSQSASKVSGPVAIIAVGAEVARSNIDGLYQFAAVLNINLAVINLLPLPALDGGSLALILIEAARGGRKLPLEIEQRIMSSGIMLVILLGLFLIVRDTLNLDFIKDML; encoded by the coding sequence ATGCTCATAAACTTCTCTTCCTCTCCTCTACCCCCTTCATCTTCTCTTCCAAGATTTTCCAACTCGAAGTCACCCGTTTTAGAACCATCCTCtttaaaatccaaaaccaacTTTCTTAAACCTCTTCCCTCTTCACCTTGCTATTCATCAAACCTTAGTTTTCACCCCAAGACTCACCTTTTCAGTAGATGCCCACATGGGAAAAGGTTGGACTTAAGGTCATGCGCTGTTTCTGGATTTGACTTGGGGAACTTTGAGTCTGTTTTAGAGGCAGCTGGAGTGTTGACAGCCATTATTGTTGTTCATGAAAGCGGTCACTTTCTTGCTGCTTATCTACAGGGTATCCATGTAAGTAAATTTGCTGTTGGGTTTGGTCCAGTTTTAGCTAAATTTAGTGCAAAAAACGTTGAGTACTCATTAAGAGCTTTTCCTCTGGGTGGGTTTGTGGGGTTTCCTGATAATGATCCAGAGAGTGATATACCTGTAGATGATGAGAATTTGCTTAAGAACAGACCGATATTGGATAGAACGATAGTGATATCAGCTGGTGTTATTGCTAATATTATCTTTGCTTATGCCATAATCTTTGTTCAAGTATTATCAGTTGGTTTGCCTGTGCAAGAGGCCTTTCCTGGGGTGCTTGTTCCAGAAGTTCGAGCCTTTTCCGCTGCTTCCCGAGATGGGTTGCTTCCCGGGGATGTAATTCTTGCTGTCAATGGAACTAACTTGCCTAAAATTGGGCCAAATGCGGTTTCCGAGGTTGTTGGTGTCATCAAGAGTAGTCCTAAAAAGAATGTGTTGCTTAAGGTTGAGAGGGGAAAGCAGGATTTTGAGATTGGCGTCACCCCGGATGAGAGTTTTGATGGAACAGGTAAAATTGGAGTTCAATTATCACCCAATGTAAAGATTACCAAGGTTGTAGCCAAGAACATCTTGGAGGCATTTAATTTTGCTGGAAAAGAATTTTTGGGTCTTTCATCCAATGTGGTGGATAGCTTGAAACAAACTTTTTTAAACTTCTCTCAATCAGCTAGTAAGGTTTCTGGTCCGGTTGCTATTATTGCTGTTGGTGCAGAAGTTGCAAGGTCGAATATTGATGGACTTTACCAATTTGCAGCCGTGCTCAATATTAATCTTGCAGTGATAAATCTCCTTCCATTACCTGCTTTGGATGGGGGTTCCTTGGCCTTGATTCTCATAGAAGCAGCGAGGGGTGGGAGAAAGCTCCCTTTAGAAATAGAGCAGCGGATAATGTCATCCGGGATCATGCTTGTTATTCTCCTTGGACTATTTCTTATTGTTCGGGACACCCTAAACCTTGATTTCATCAAAGATATGTTGTGA